A region of Pleionea litopenaei DNA encodes the following proteins:
- a CDS encoding transcriptional regulator GcvA, translating to MARRLPPLNSLRAFEAAARHLSFTRAADELFVTQAAVSHQIKGLEDFLGVQLFIRKNRKLMLTDHGQNYWPKIRDIFEKLAVATEQLKAQGAAGALNISVVPTFAIVWLVPRLSRFNYLYPDIEVRLKATDREVDFFQDDIDVAIYYEKGDYPGMRFDTLLNEFLTPMCSPALLDGERPLSDPQDLKHHMLLHDASTEEWREWLRLAGVKGVDLRKGPVFSHSSMVMQAAIHGQGVALGHNVLAQPEIEAGRLVCPFDIVLPSDFKYDLVCPEEWAERPKIKAFRDWIIETVAQEQALESLF from the coding sequence ATGGCCCGTCGATTACCTCCTTTAAACAGTTTACGAGCTTTTGAGGCCGCTGCTCGGCATCTTTCTTTTACCCGTGCTGCCGATGAATTATTCGTGACCCAAGCGGCCGTTTCTCATCAGATAAAAGGGCTCGAAGATTTTCTTGGAGTACAGTTATTTATAAGGAAGAACCGTAAGTTAATGCTTACTGACCACGGGCAAAATTACTGGCCTAAAATACGCGATATCTTTGAAAAATTAGCCGTTGCGACAGAGCAACTTAAAGCCCAAGGTGCGGCCGGGGCATTAAACATCAGTGTGGTCCCAACCTTTGCCATCGTCTGGTTGGTTCCTAGATTATCTCGCTTTAATTATCTTTATCCTGATATCGAGGTGAGATTGAAAGCAACCGATCGCGAAGTCGATTTCTTTCAGGACGATATCGATGTCGCCATTTACTACGAGAAAGGCGATTACCCAGGTATGAGATTTGACACCTTGTTAAACGAGTTTTTAACGCCTATGTGTTCTCCAGCTTTGCTTGATGGTGAGCGACCCTTAAGTGATCCCCAAGATCTCAAGCACCATATGCTGTTGCATGATGCTTCAACAGAAGAGTGGCGAGAATGGCTTCGTCTGGCAGGAGTAAAGGGGGTTGATTTGCGTAAAGGACCGGTTTTTTCTCATTCTAGTATGGTTATGCAGGCCGCTATTCATGGGCAAGGGGTCGCACTTGGGCATAACGTGCTGGCTCAGCCAGAAATCGAAGCGGGACGATTAGTGTGTCCCTTCGACATTGTGCTACCCAGCGATTTTAAATACGATTTGGTGTGCCCGGAAGAGTGGGCCGAGCGGCCAAAAATTAAAGCGTTTCGCGATTGGATCATCGAAACGGTCGCTCAAGAACAGGCCTTGGAGTCACTATTCTAA
- the egtD gene encoding L-histidine N(alpha)-methyltransferase, with amino-acid sequence MNQAVKKERIYYYEQHKIVDNFAQEIHSGLSQTPKRLSPKHFYDQKGSELFDQICQLEEYYPTRTEIALLTEHANDFSQLMGEQSILFELGSGSSLKIRILLEALKPSRYVPMDISKEHLIASSNQLAKDYPWLEVHANRVDYSQPWEVPDFGPGRYNAFFPGSSIGNFEPQAAVKLLQQIAQLVGRQGGLLIGVDLKKDKQRLEAAYNDKKGVTAAFNLNLLHHINSRIDSDLDATNFSHTAIYNEPLGRIEMHLVSQCSQSFRIGEHCYRMQKGETIHTESSYKYAVKEFHQLAKLAGFYPEKVWTDTEQLFSIHYLKVR; translated from the coding sequence ATGAATCAAGCGGTTAAGAAAGAACGAATTTACTATTACGAGCAGCATAAGATTGTCGATAACTTTGCCCAGGAAATTCATTCTGGACTCAGCCAGACGCCCAAACGTCTTTCGCCAAAACACTTCTACGATCAAAAGGGCTCCGAGTTATTCGATCAAATATGCCAACTCGAAGAGTATTACCCGACTCGAACAGAAATCGCTTTACTCACCGAACACGCGAATGATTTTTCTCAATTGATGGGCGAGCAAAGTATTTTATTTGAGCTTGGAAGCGGCAGTAGTTTAAAGATTCGTATACTGCTTGAAGCTCTCAAACCGAGTCGCTATGTACCGATGGACATTTCCAAAGAACATTTGATCGCATCCTCAAATCAGCTTGCAAAAGATTATCCTTGGCTCGAAGTTCATGCCAATCGTGTCGACTACTCTCAACCTTGGGAAGTTCCTGATTTTGGCCCTGGCCGCTACAACGCATTTTTCCCCGGCTCAAGTATAGGTAACTTTGAACCTCAGGCCGCGGTCAAATTATTGCAACAAATAGCACAACTGGTCGGTCGACAAGGCGGATTGCTTATCGGTGTCGATTTGAAAAAAGATAAACAGCGCTTGGAAGCTGCTTATAATGATAAGAAAGGAGTGACTGCGGCGTTCAATTTAAACCTTTTGCATCACATTAATTCTCGAATAGATTCCGATCTCGACGCAACAAACTTTAGTCACACGGCCATTTATAATGAGCCTCTCGGTCGCATAGAAATGCACCTTGTTAGTCAATGCTCACAATCTTTTCGCATTGGCGAGCACTGCTACAGAATGCAAAAAGGCGAAACCATTCATACTGAGAGCTCGTATAAGTACGCTGTTAAAGAATTTCATCAGTTAGCCAAGCTTGCGGGCTTCTATCCCGAAAAAGTATGGACGGATACCGAGCAGCTATTCAGCATTCACTATTTGAAAGTACGCTAA